A window of the Alnus glutinosa chromosome 4, dhAlnGlut1.1, whole genome shotgun sequence genome harbors these coding sequences:
- the LOC133867206 gene encoding uncharacterized protein LOC133867206, whose product MVKKAMKIRLVLMMVVVFAILPHQAMVQVENPSFFYDHYLNHPPSLTPFLHSLPSISLSPYNDAKPRRHRSRKRNRPNEKQSPGSVNTPTKEEEQARFLKFEEAKITCRKECAMKSRENIKSSAFLLPPRPFMGNRRFPGGSWGIIVRLPSSVHHEIQNIDISCMGQNLLDTQTLKQVRDAVWLPRLLESVDSTMSFEDSYDGSTQHLMSLHYSRPCELEIYIYIYIYDKVY is encoded by the exons ATGGTTAAAAAGGCTATGAAAATTAGACTTGTTTTGATGATGGTGGTGGTGTTCGCTATTCTTCCTCATCAAGCTATGGTGCAAGTAGAAAACCCTTCCTTTTTCTATGATCACTATCTTAATCATCCTCCCTCTCTCACTCCTTTTTTGCATTCCCTTCCAAGTATCTCACTCTCTCCATATAATGATGCTAAACCTCGAAGGCATCGTTCAAGGAAACGAAATCGTCCCAATGAAAAACAAAGTCCTGGTTCAGTGAATACTCCTAcgaaagaagaagagcaagctcgttttttaaaatttgaagaagcaaaaataACGTGTCGCAAAGAGTGTGCGATGAAGTCCAGAGAGAATATAAAAAGCTCAG CATTTCTACTCCCCCCTCGTCCTTTCATGGGCAACAGAAGATTCCCTGGAGGAAGCTGGGGGATAATTGTTCGTCTACCTAGCTCTGTTCACCATGAAATCCAAAAT ATTGATATATCATGCATGGGGCAGAACTTGTTGGATACACAAACCTTGAAGCAAGTAAGAGATGCTGTTTGGCTGCCTAGATTGTTAGAATCTGTAGATTCCACTATGTCGTTTGAAGACTCCTATGATGGATCTACACAACATTTGATGTCTTTACATTATAGCAGACCATGCGaattggaaatatatatatatatatatatatatgataaagtTTATTGA